The following nucleotide sequence is from Mobula birostris isolate sMobBir1 chromosome 15, sMobBir1.hap1, whole genome shotgun sequence.
GGAAGGAAAAtctgatattagcattcattcaaggggactagaatataaaagcaaaaatgtaatgctgtatctttataaggcactggtgtggccacacttggagcactgtgagcagttttgggccctttatctcgtaaagatgtgttgacattggagatggttcaaagtatgttcacgaaaatgattccaggattgaaaggcttatcatatgaagaacttttgatggctctagatctgtactcactggaattcagaagaattaggggggatctcaatgaaacatattgaatgctgaaagacctcaatagagtggatgtggagagaatgtttcctaggGTGGGgcagtctgagaccagaggacacagcctctgaatacagggacatccatttagaacagggatgaaaaggaagttctttagccagagtgcggtgaatctatggaattcgttgccacagacaaatgtggaggccaagtcattgggtatatttaaggcagagattgatagatttttgattagtcaggacatgaagggatacgggtagAAGGCAACAGATTGGGGCTGAGACGGAAATGGagtagccatgatgaaatatatAACAGAAATAAAGACAGTGGGGCAGTGGGGCACACTGGCCAAAATAGGCATGGTGAGTTTTAATCCGATTTCCCATCTTTTGGTCCCTGAATGTGCGCATCAGAGATGTGCACATCCCGTCAAAGATTAAATGTTTTATGACTTTTTCCACCCTCTCAGGCAGAGAGTTTTAGAGAACGAGTATATTTTGATTCAAGTGATTTGCCTCGACTCCCTTCTAATCTTTCTATCAAGGAAGAAATCTATGTCATTCATTATAGTCAATTCTGTTTACAATTTAGTCCTCACATAAATTTATTGGACTGAATTAAATCTACCTTCCCTCCATTCTCCATAGAAAACAGCTTAGACTACACCTGCATACAAATGTTACAGCAACACCCTCACCAATgttctctggaacctctccagtgCATACTTCCTCCAaagtggagaccagaactgtacacagtactctcaCAGCCACTAAAACATTACGATGAATTTGATCATGTTTCTTTTAATTGCTTGGTTGACAAAGGAAAGAATTCCTCAAGTCTTTTTCGCCAGTTCAGCTCCTTGTCCTGTTATCTTTCTGGATCTATGAAAGTGCATtcacagatccctctgctcctaaCACTTGCTGTATTTTCTCTTATGTTGTTTGAGTTCCTCACATGCATTACCTCATAACACTTCAGACCATTTGCCACTGTTGAGCACACCAAACCAATTCATTAATAGAATCATGGAGCGTTACATCATTGGATCCAGTCCCTTCACCTGGATAAGTCCATGCTGATCAAGGTGCTCATCCAGTtagccccaatttcctgtgtttggcACATATTTCTTGAAGGCCTGGCTTTCCATGCATCCATCAAGCTGCTTCTTAAATGATCCTATTGCATCTGCTTCAATCACTTCCTCTAGCATCTCATTCTGTAAACGTGCCACCTTCTTAGTGAAAAAAGTAGCTACGCAGAtcccttttaaacttttcccctctcatcctaaacCTTACAGCCCTTAGTTTTGGACTCACCCATCCTGGGGAAAAGTTTGGTGCCATCCACGTTAttgatgcctctcataatttaaaaattatttccaaATCATTATATTTATTATATAAATAACATATAACAAGagcccaaacactgacccctgtggcacactactagttTTTGGCCTCTATTCCAAAAAACAAGTTTCAAATACTACCCTCTTCTTTCTACCTCTGAGCCAGTTTTGAGTCTACCTAACCAGCTCTCCCTGCATTCCAGGGATCTACCCTTCCAGATCAGCCTActatgtgagaccttgtcaaaattGTAAAAtcggatagctatatggacaggaaaggaatggagggttatgggctgagtgcaggttggtgggactaggtaagagtagcattcggcatggactagaagggccgagatggcctgtttccgtgctgtaattgttatatggttatatgttagaTGGTTAAACACCCTGTAAAGGCCAAATTCATATCCACTGCCCCACCCTCACCTAACTTcttggttacctcttcaaaaaattctggaAGATTTCTCAAGCACAGCTTTCCGCACAGAAGGCCATATTGACTCCTAGTGATTAGTCATTGTCTATTcaaatgctggtagatcctgtccctcagaattcttTCTAGTAACCTACCCATTACTGATATCAGGCTGACtggcctgtagttccctggcttgtccttgctacacttcttaaacaatggaatgaCATTAGTCACcttccagtcttcaggaacttCAACACCTTCCCATGGCCTATAGTTTTCTCACTGTCAAACACACTATCAATGCTGGTGCAACAATACATCAGCAATATTCTTGATCATAGCTTCTAAATCTAAATCATTGGTATGAACCACAGACAGAGCTGGCTATAATAAAAAGCCCTACAGTTTTCAGTTATACCAATATACATCTATTATTCTCGTTGGCTCTTTCTCATTGAACCAGCTCTAAAATCTTTGCAGCTCATGGATTCTATTTTTCTACCACTTAGGATTTTTGCAAAATATTAATGGCATTCAGAAAAAAGAATCACACTCGTTGGTAGTTTTGACAGGAGCCGACACTGGAAGTAAGACCACATGGATGGTCAACCTCTTTGGGTGACTGCAGCAGGTCAGGAGCATTGGGAGGAGGTTGTGGTGCCCTATTCTGCTGTGAACCATGCTCATAAGATGGGATGAAACAGCCCAGTAGAAGATCTCCCCTGTGGTCACACTGGAAGCCATACCTGAATCCAAGGGCAGATGGCCAACTGTCTCAGGATCTCAGTTGGCTGCATAATCAAGTTTTGATTTTACCTGGAATAGACAGTGCTGGTAATTATTTCTGGATGAAACTGTAAAATTGGAACAAGCACTCTGGCCACATTCCACAGATATTTGCCCAGTCACTCGAGTGCAGTATCCATCATAGTCTTTACCAGTAAAATAAGATCTCACATTTCATCACTACAACTGTCACAAAGTGACCTCACTCAGACTGGGCGTAGTTTATTCCTTGCTTCACTAGCTGAAAGGGACAATAATGTCATATGCTTTAAAATCAACAGGGAGGTTCTGTAGCAGCATTTCACATTTGAGAAATTCATTCAGTAACTGCATTAGTAGCGGCATCATTGGCATGAGTCCATTAATGAAGGCACTACAATGCATGCCACTTTCTCATAGTTGAACTAAAGGTctgaaaatatattaaatataatGATTGTCAAACAAATCATTTATTCTTAAACCTATTTTATCAATTTTTTTCAGGATCACAAATCTTGGCTCATATCAAAGCCAAAGATATCTTTCGTTTCTTTATTTTTGCCTTCGAACATGATTACCATTTGACATTTCGAGAAATCCCTTCAGGAAGGAGTCCATTAGCGCAGCAACTGTTGGAAAATAACAGCCAATACATTAGGATGTTAATCTCAACCACTTTATCACAAAGCAAATAAATGAAGATGGATACTATCTAAGAGAAAAGGAAGTaggacaaaaaaaaagcaaaaaaacagTGCACTAAAATTTAGCAACCTAACATCACCACAATAATCAGACTTATAGGAAGACGGGAGCTTTAAAGAGTTCAAGACTATCTTTTTACTTCTAGCATAGATTTTTCAAAAGTGTTTCATTAATTAGCGAGCAACAACTGAATATATTTTTGTCCATGTAATACAGTTGTAAATCAAACACTGAGAATTTTcacaatttttatttttattttcatttagagatacagcttggtTTGAGGTCTTTCCAGCCCAAGGAGCCTGCGCTGCCAATTTACACCAATGTGACCACTTGACCTACTAACCAGTGCGtatttggaatctgggaggaaaaccgagcacccagaggaaacccacacttttTGGAAAATATTTAACCAAAAGCTGGTTATCTTTTCTTAAACCACAGAATTCGGCTTTTGACAAGGGCTTATAGATAGGATGACAGATCACCTGGTAAACACAGAGATCAATGCACAACGAATTGCTGCAGTTGAAAATTGCTTTGGAGCAAATGGTCAACCTCTAGCACTGCCTGGGCGGGTACTTGTAGGTGAGGGATTATTGACAAAAGTCTGTCGCAAGAAGCCAAAGGCCCGAATGTTTTTCTTGTTTAATGACATCCTGGTGTATGGAACTGTCATCATCCATAAAACAAAATATGCTGGCCAGCAGATAATACCACTGGAAAATGTTACTGTTCAAAACCTTGAAGATAGTTATGAGCAGAAAAACCAATGGCTGATAAAAACATCACGAAAATCATTTGTGGTGAGTGCTGCAACCCCTCTTGAAAAAGAAGACTGGATGAGGCATATCAGCAACTGTGTGGAACAGCTATTGGAACAGACTGGAAAGACACCACCTACTGATCATGCAGCTCCTTGGATACCGGACAAGATGACTGAAATCTGTATGCGGTGCACTCAAAAGAAATTCAGTACTGTGATCCGGAGGCATCACTGCCGAAAATGTGGCTTTGTGGTGTGCCATTCCTGCTCGAAGAACAAATTTCTTATGCCTCAGCAGTCCTCAAAGCCTTTAAGGGTATGCACACTATGTTACCATCAGCTAATGGAAGAGAAGAGCAAGGAATGCAGTAAAGCAGATAACGTGACAGGTCAGAGAGCTACGGTTGCCAGCATCGACGAAGATAGTGAGAAATCCAGCGATGAGGAGAGAACAGAGCAATGGCCAGAGCAAGAGCAATTCTTCTCATCGGGTTGGTCTTGGTCCTCTTTCCACACTTAATCCTGATCAGAGGCAATCAACTTTATCAACACAAAGCAAAAAGTTAAGAAATTTGCTTTAAGTAATTTTACAGAAAAATACTGAACTTAAAATTATAGTTTCAATGTATGCTAACCTGAGTAGAAGTAAACCTGAGCTTTACCTGGCAAAGCATATTTTTGCTTGCTATTTGAGTGTCTGTGGACTAGAGACATGATTAATTTGATAAATTGCTTTTTCACGCCTTAAATCTTCCAAGGTGAACAAAATTATGTGAATACTTGTGTAATTTTGACGCTGTGtatatttcaagattcaagattgtttaatatcatttccagtgcacaagtggaaaggagaatgaaataattgttattctgatCTAATGCAgcccaaaaaaaaaccaaaataatttcaagaacacaataacaaaaaaacactaaatataaatacataaaatagcttacaTACATAAATTGATGCTAGGCacaagagtgtctgtacataaagaaGTGATAACGTAgtggaggtggaggtgttgaGGGATGGGTTAGCAGGTGAAGGTGTTGACTGTCCTTACTACTTGGGCAAAGTGAcggcttttgagtctggtggtcctggcatggatgctatgtagcctcctccctgatgggggtgggacaaacagtccatgagtgcagtgggtgggatccttcatgatgttactggcccattCCCCGCACCTTACTGTATATAGTCCTTGATGCTGGGTAGGATGGAGCCGGCGATGCTTCAGGACCATGAGCAATCGTGAGAGGTGTGCACTCCTAGGAgattgaaactgcttgcagttttgaCTGCTGCGCCACCAATGGGAAGAGAGCTGTGGGTGATACGAGTTCTCCTGAAggtgataaccatctcctttgtcttgctaacattgaggaaAAGGTTATTTTCCCAGCACCCAGGCCTGAAACTCTTCCACcacctctctgtaggctgcctcatcattgttggtgatgagccccaccattgtcatgtcatcagtgaacttgacaatgtaaTTACTCGAGTTTTGGCCCATGGAGTCATGTGTGAGCAAAATATACAGCAACGGGCTCAGctcacagccctggggagcacctgtgttgaggatgatggggagggaggagaggttgtgcaccctgactatctgaggtccaTGGttgggaagtccaacacccagttgcacagtggtgtatttagaccgagGAGTAAGAGTTTGTTCACCAGGGTCTGTGGGACAAAAGTGCTTAGTGCTGAACTGAATCCAAGAACAGCGTTTCTGAATGATATGGTTTGAGATGTTGTCTGGTTCAAAATCGGGTCCACCTAAGGGCGTAGCAGAGGCGCAACATTGGATTTAGCAAAAATGAACCtggaaaataaaaacaataaaacttACTGCTCCTCAGTGTCTgtagattctttttacattacagcAGAATTATAAAATCAAAGAATATTCATAGCCAAGGAGTCTATTTAAATCACTGTCTGCGCTGTATTTAAGATCAAAGTTCTATTTCATTTAAAGTCTTTTCGATTTAAACCCAAAGACTTACCATGGAACTGAGGGACAATGAAAAGTCAGACACACAGATCAGACCAGACaaggatggcagatttccttccctgaaggacaCTAGTAAACTTCCTTGCTATGTTCATGGATATCTAATCCTGGCTGCTTTGGAAGAAATCGAACTCATATCGCTGATCATTGGTTTTTGGATTTAATCACCATGCTTAATTGTCAGCACTCATTAATCCAACAGCACAGGTGAATGAGTGGccgaggagatggtgcaggagacagggtttcaatctcttggatcattggaaccttttctggggacaggggggtgacctgtacaagagggacaggttgcacctgaactggaggggaaccaatatcctggccggaAGGTTCGCTGATGCTACTCAGAAGAGTACAAACAAGTTTTGCAGGGGGTGGGGACTGGAGCACCAGCTCAGTAAGGGAAGGATCGGACAGGAACGAAGATGTCAGGGAAAGTATTAAAAGGCAAAATCGAAATAACAGCTATGATGGGTCAGATAGTTTGAAGTATGAGTATTTTAACTCTAGGAGTACTATGGATAAGGATAATGAAGTTAGAACAtcaatcagtacatggaactctgatgttgtggccattaccgaaacttggttgagagaggggcaggaatgagtgatcaatgtaccaggttttcaaagttttagaataGCTAGAGAAGGGGGTAAAGAAGTGGGTGGGGTGGAGTTGTacaatcagggacaatatcacaagtACACTTAGGGGAaacataatggaggggtcagacactgagtccttTTGGGTGAAACTCAGGAACAGggagggtgcaatcacactgatgggattgtactacaaacCTCCAATGTCCACTGGGACATTGAGGTACAGATTTATAAATGCATTAagaaaatgtttaaaaataataGAGTTGTTGTCTTGGATGATTTCAATTTCCTTAGTATAAACTGtgaccttcttagtgcaaggggtttggatggggcagaATTTATTAAGCGTTTCGAGGAGGGTTTCTTAAAACAATATCTAAACAGCCCTAGAAGAGGAAGGGCTTTACTGGACCTTGTGTTGGGTAATAAGCCTGGCCAGTTGACTGTCTCATCAATGGGTGAGTACTTAGggaatagtgaccacaactccttaacttccATGATAGCTATGGATAAGGGTAAGTATGGTCCTTGTGAGAGAGTTTtgaattggagtagggcaaattatgaagGTGTAGGCAGAAACTAGGCAGAGTTAATCGGGAACACCTTTTTTCTTGCAAGCGCACGTCAGACATGCAGAGGGTGCTTAAAGAGCAGTTAGAAGAAAGGagagggatggaaagataagagaacgtTGGAGGTCCAGAGAGGTGGAGAATTTAGTCAAGAACAAAAAGGAAAGGTATGTAAAGCTTCGGAATTTAGGATCAAGcaaagcacatgaggagtataaagaagccagaaaagaactaaagaagggaattaggaaagccaggaggggccatgaaaagtccttgacaagcaggattaaggtgaatcccaaggcattctatacatacattgagagcaaaaggataactaaggagagggtgggatcactcaaggataaagagggaAGCATTTGCTTGGATGCGGAGAATGTGCGTGAGGTACTTAATCAGTACTTTGCTTCATATTTACCAAGAAAAAGGATATAGAAGACCagaagatcagtgctgagtgtataaatatgttagggcattTGGAGGCCAAGGAGGAGGAAGGTTTGGGCTTCCTACTGAGTAATAAGGTgattaagtccccagggcctgctgagatttaccccaggttattgaaggaggcaggagacgagattgctggggccCTGACAAGTATCTTCATCCTCTCTAGGCtcaggtcctggaggactggtgggtggctaatgttgtatctctatttaagaagggaacgaGGGAAAattctgggaactatagaccggtgattctcacatcagttgtagggaaattactGCAGGAAATtcctagggataggatatatgagcatttggaaactcaCTGCCTAATTAGGGGgggccagcatggctttgtgaatggCAGGccgtgccttaccaacttgattcagttttttgacaaggtgatgagagatattgatggagatagggcagtgagtgttatctgcatggattttagtttGGCGTTTGatgaagtccctcatgggaggctaaaccagaagattaagatgcatggggtctgcAGCGAAATGGCGgtttggatccagaactggcttgcgcatagaagacagagggtagtggttgaagggacttattcaggctggaggtctgtaatcagGGATTTTCTGCAGGGAACtatgctgggacctctgttgtttgtgatgtatataaatgacctgctgggtgaaaatgtagatgggtgggttagtaagtttgaagatgataccaagattggtggagttgtggatagtgtagaagactgtcaACGAAAacagcatgatatagatcagttgcagatgtgggcagagaaatggcagatggagttttacagataaatgtgaggtgttgcaccttggtagggcaaatgcaaggaggcaGTACACTGTTATGAGTAAGGCCTGTAACAGTGCTTCTGAGCAGAGAGACCTTGGgacccaagttcatagctccatgaaagtgTTTGCAAGGtaaataggatggttaagaaggcttatggaatgcttaccTTTATTAGTCGAGGAACTGAGTTCAAAATTCAGGAAGTTaagttgcaactttatagaactctggATAGACCACATCTTGAGTATTGTACTatatacagttctgatcacccgaCTATAAGAAGGaaattgaggctttggagagggtgcagaaggtgCTTACCAGCATGTTGTCTGGTTTAGAGGTcacgtgctatcatgagaggctggataaacttgggttgttattttggagtggtggaggttgaggggagacctggtggatgcctggaatgtgctgcctgatatGGTGGTGGACACAACTACATTAGAtgattttaagagaagtttagttaggcatatgaatgtgaggaaggtggaaggatatggacattgtgtaggtagaagggaaTAGTTTTTGGGTGCTTTCCATTTACTTTctaactggttcagcacaacattgtgggttgaatggcctgtccTTGTACTGTCTTACGTTCTATGTGCTATCACCTTCAATGCTTGTCTTCTGACTTTTCACAGACTGCATTGCTCAATAGGGAAGCCTTCAACGAATATGCTTTCTTACTTGAACCCAGACCTCAAAAGCTCACAACCACTTGATCTTCATGGCCCGTTGCTGCTTCTCACACTCTAGTAGTCTGTCTGATTCTAGGAGAGGGTTTCTCAGCTAACCAATTATACTTTGTTGCCAGGAGAAGTTGTCACAGCACAATCATCACAGGAGGATTTCCCTGCGCTGAATGTTCCCTGCTATGGAAGAGGCTCCTTCTAACgttatctgaatcagaatcaggtttaatatcatgaaatttgttaactttgtggcatcAGTACAATGCAGTGCTTGATAAACGTAGGAAAAATGAATCATAGTTATATTTatttgtattaaatagttaaattaaaataagcagtgcaaaaaacagtaataaaaaagtagtgaggttgtgttcattggttcaatgtccatttagaaatcagatggcagaagggaaaaagcATTTCTGGAATCACTGAGtaggtgccttcaggcttctgtacctcctacctgatggtgacaatgggaagagggcatatcctgggtggtgggggtccttaatgatggacaccactttCCTGagtcaccactccttgaagatgtcttggatactatggaggtttGTACCCATGaaagagctgactaattttacaactttctataaCTTACTTAGATCCTGTCCAGTAGTGCCCCCCCCATATCAGATgttgatgcagctagtcagaatgctccacatggtacatctgcagaagtttccgagtgttttaggtgactaaccaaatctccttaatctcttattgaaatatagccactgtcctgTCTTCTTtagagctgcatcaatatgttgtgactgggttaggtcctcagagatattgacacccaggaacttgaaattgctcactctctccatttctgatccctctataaggactgGTTCgtattccctcatcttaccctttccgaagtccacaaacagctgtttggtctcactgatgttgagtgcaaggttgttgctatgataccactcaactagctggtatatctcagtcctgtacaccctctcgtcaccatctgagattctgccaacaacggttgcatcatcagcaaacttatagatggcatttgagctatgcctaaccagacagttatgggtgtagagaga
It contains:
- the plekhf1 gene encoding pleckstrin homology domain-containing family F member 1, whose amino-acid sequence is MTDHLVNTEINAQRIAAVENCFGANGQPLALPGRVLVGEGLLTKVCRKKPKARMFFLFNDILVYGTVIIHKTKYAGQQIIPLENVTVQNLEDSYEQKNQWLIKTSRKSFVVSAATPLEKEDWMRHISNCVEQLLEQTGKTPPTDHAAPWIPDKMTEICMRCTQKKFSTVIRRHHCRKCGFVVCHSCSKNKFLMPQQSSKPLRVCTLCYHQLMEEKSKECSKADNVTGQRATVASIDEDSEKSSDEERTEQWPEQEQFFSSGWSWSSFHT